A single region of the Halorussus sp. MSC15.2 genome encodes:
- a CDS encoding TrmB family transcriptional regulator, protein MDDGQAAVNALEQLGLTEYEARCFVALTRLPHGTAKEIGQVADIPRSRVYETMERLQDRGLVEFQEGEPRTFQSVSLDTALRTLRKEYDSYFETVEQTLSRMEPVYKETQQAVWAISDHEQVTERVLDLVGDATDELLLLVFEETVLDEAVLSALSEADERGVTVHVGTDVEAIRERVETAGFDAHVFATPLVEWFGNMTETPRIGRLLMADRGPVLTSAVHDEELPGVPNETAAWSDGIDHGFATFAERVLSYELERNVTGSFGD, encoded by the coding sequence ATGGACGACGGCCAAGCGGCGGTCAACGCGCTGGAGCAACTCGGACTGACCGAGTACGAGGCGCGGTGCTTCGTCGCGCTCACGAGACTCCCCCACGGGACGGCGAAGGAGATAGGACAGGTGGCCGACATTCCGCGGTCGCGGGTCTACGAGACGATGGAGCGCCTTCAGGACCGAGGACTGGTCGAGTTCCAGGAGGGCGAACCGAGGACGTTCCAGAGCGTCTCGCTCGACACCGCACTCCGGACCCTCCGCAAGGAGTACGACTCGTACTTCGAGACGGTCGAACAGACCCTCAGCCGCATGGAGCCGGTCTACAAGGAGACCCAGCAGGCCGTCTGGGCCATCAGCGACCACGAGCAGGTCACCGAGCGAGTACTCGACCTCGTGGGGGACGCGACCGACGAACTCCTGTTGCTCGTGTTCGAGGAGACCGTGCTGGACGAGGCGGTGCTGAGCGCGCTCTCCGAGGCCGACGAGCGCGGCGTCACCGTCCACGTCGGCACCGACGTCGAGGCGATTCGGGAGCGCGTCGAGACCGCCGGATTCGACGCACACGTCTTCGCCACGCCGCTCGTGGAGTGGTTCGGTAACATGACCGAGACGCCGCGAATCGGGCGACTGCTCATGGCCGACCGGGGTCCGGTGCTGACGAGCGCCGTCCACGACGAGGAGCTTCCGGGGGTGCCGAACGAGACGGCGGCGTGGAGCGACGGTATCGACCACGGCTTCGCGACGTTCGCCGAACGCGTCCTGAGTTACGAACTCGAACGGAACGTCACCGGGTCGTTCGGGGATTGA
- a CDS encoding uracil-xanthine permease family protein, whose translation MSGGDDDFEEVEKDFSPEGPGVEPEAEASIDIEYGIDDKPPLGESILLGFQHYLTMIGASVAIPLALAGAMGMPGGATARLIGTFFVVSGIATLAQTTVGNRYPIVQGGTFSMLAPALAIIGVLASNGAGWQLMIRELTGAVIVAGLVEVLIGYFGVMGWLKRYMGPVVIAPVIALIGLALFNVPQIQNPNFGAPGTGQNWWLLGLTMVLIIAFSQYLDRYHRSFRLFPVLLGIASAWTIAAVLSVVGVFPEGSVSYVALDSVTEAPLFQPIYPFQWGLPLFTPGFIIGMVAGMLASAIESFGDYHSVARMAGRGAPNARRINHGIGMEGLGNTFAGIMGTGNGSTSYTENVGAIGITGVASRYVVQIGAAVMIVVGYFGPVGQLFATIPAPIIGGLYVVMFGQITAVGLSQLKYVDLDANRNVFIVGFALFAGLAIPGYMSNVGAGMDASASAAFQQGLAAVPIFGPVLGSDVVATTIFVIGGTGMAVGGIVAFFLDNTIPGTREERGLTAWEDLTEDDSDFESFWDRRKEDAEATQSAD comes from the coding sequence ATGAGCGGGGGAGACGACGACTTCGAGGAAGTCGAGAAGGACTTCTCCCCCGAGGGACCCGGCGTCGAACCCGAGGCCGAGGCCTCGATAGACATCGAGTACGGAATCGACGACAAGCCGCCGCTGGGCGAGTCGATACTGCTGGGCTTCCAGCACTACCTGACGATGATTGGTGCGAGCGTCGCGATACCGCTGGCCCTCGCCGGGGCGATGGGGATGCCCGGCGGCGCGACCGCACGGCTCATCGGCACGTTCTTCGTCGTCTCGGGCATCGCCACGCTGGCCCAGACCACCGTCGGGAACCGCTACCCCATCGTGCAGGGCGGTACCTTCTCGATGTTGGCCCCGGCGCTCGCCATCATCGGCGTCCTCGCGTCGAACGGCGCTGGCTGGCAACTCATGATACGCGAACTCACCGGGGCGGTCATCGTCGCCGGACTCGTCGAGGTACTCATCGGCTACTTCGGAGTCATGGGGTGGCTCAAGCGGTACATGGGTCCGGTCGTCATCGCCCCGGTCATCGCGCTCATCGGACTGGCGCTGTTCAACGTCCCCCAGATTCAGAACCCGAACTTCGGCGCGCCCGGTACGGGCCAGAACTGGTGGCTGCTCGGCCTGACGATGGTCCTGATAATCGCGTTCTCCCAGTACCTCGACCGCTACCACCGCTCGTTCCGGCTGTTCCCGGTCCTGCTCGGCATCGCGTCGGCGTGGACCATCGCGGCCGTCCTCTCGGTGGTCGGCGTCTTCCCCGAGGGGTCGGTAAGCTACGTGGCGCTCGATTCGGTGACGGAAGCACCCCTATTCCAGCCCATCTACCCGTTCCAGTGGGGCCTCCCCCTGTTCACGCCCGGATTCATCATCGGCATGGTCGCCGGGATGCTGGCGTCGGCCATCGAGAGTTTCGGCGACTACCACTCGGTCGCCCGGATGGCGGGGCGCGGCGCGCCCAACGCCCGGCGCATCAACCACGGCATCGGGATGGAGGGTCTCGGAAACACCTTCGCTGGCATCATGGGCACCGGAAACGGTTCGACCTCCTACACCGAGAACGTCGGCGCGATAGGCATCACGGGCGTCGCCTCGCGCTACGTCGTCCAAATCGGTGCCGCCGTGATGATAGTCGTGGGCTACTTCGGCCCGGTCGGCCAACTGTTCGCCACGATTCCGGCCCCCATCATCGGCGGTCTCTACGTCGTGATGTTCGGTCAAATCACGGCGGTCGGTCTCTCGCAACTCAAGTACGTGGACCTCGACGCCAACCGGAACGTGTTCATCGTCGGGTTCGCGCTGTTCGCGGGACTGGCGATTCCGGGCTACATGTCGAACGTCGGCGCGGGCATGGACGCTTCCGCGTCGGCGGCGTTCCAGCAGGGCCTCGCCGCGGTACCGATTTTCGGCCCGGTTCTCGGGTCGGACGTGGTCGCCACGACCATCTTCGTCATCGGCGGCACCGGGATGGCCGTCGGCGGCATCGTCGCGTTCTTCCTCGACAACACCATCCCCGGCACCCGCGAGGAGCGGGGCCTGACCGCGTGGGAGGACCTCACCGAGGACGACAGCGACTTCGAGTCGTTCTGGGACAGACGGAAGGAGGACGCGGAAGCGACCCAGAGCGCCGACTGA